The segment GGGAACGTGAGCTTTTACAACGAGGTTGCCGAAAGGCCGATAAAGCCCACCCCGGTCGTTGCGGGCCTAGGGAAGACCAGGCTTGAGAATATTCCAAAAGGACACTTCGAAGATGGTCTCCTGATTGGAGTGGTTGGGCTGACTGAGAGCGAACTCGGTGGCTCGGAGCTGTTTGTGAGTCTCGGTATCGAGGGTGGCTTCGCCCCGCGCGTCAACCTTGAGGAGGAGAAGGCCAACGCCAAGGGAATCCTGAGGGCCACCCAAGAAGGTCTCGTCAGGGCAGTCCACGACGTGAGCAGGGGCGGTATAGCGGTAGCTCTGACCGAGATGGCGCTTAACGGCGTTGGCTTCATAGCTGAACTCTCGAAGGTTCCTTCAAGAACCTCAAACCCGCTTGAGGTTGCCTTCAGCGAGAGTCATGGCCGCTACATCGTTGCATTCCCCGAGGAGAGCCTTGCCAAGCTGAAGGCCCTATTCAGGCACTTTGCAGTCATTGGGAGAACCGGAGGAGGCAACGCCGTCTTTCTCTGGAACGGCGAAGAGCTCCTCAAGAAGCCCGTCTCCGAGCTTAAAGCGGTTCACGAGTCCCTACCGAGGCTTTTAGGTGAAGAAGAATGAGGGTAGCGACCTACGCATCTCATTCCGCCCTCCAGATTTTGAAGGGAGCTAAAGATGAGGGCTTCGAGACAATAGCTTTCGGCAAAGCTAAAGTTAAGCCCCTCTACACCCGCTATTTCCCGGTCGCTGACCACTTCATCGAGGGAACCTACCCAGAGAAGGAACTGCTTGAGCTTAAGGCAATTGTGATTCCAACCGGTTCCTTCGTCGCCCACCTTGGAATCGAGCTCATCGAAAAAATGCGCGTTCCCTACTACGGCAACAAAGAGGTTCTCAGATGGGAAAGCGACCGCTCGCTAGAAAGGGAGTGGCTGGAAAGGGCCAAGCTCCGCCTCCCGAGGGTTTACAACGACCCAGATGAGATAGACGGGCCTGTGATAGTAAAGTCCTTTGGTGCCAAGGGAGGGAGGGGCTACTTTCTGGCGAAAAGCCCGGCCGATTTCTGGGAGAAGGCTGAGAATCTCGGCGTTCACGATAAAGAAGACCTGAAAAACATCCAGATTCAGGAGTACGTCCCCGGCGTGCCAGTTTACCCGCACTACTTCTACTCCAAGCTAAACGGAGAGCTCGAGCTCATGAGCGTTGATAGGAGGTACGAGAGCAACGTGGACGCGATAGGAAGGATTCCGGCAAAAGAACAGCTCGATCTAGAGCTTAACACCAACTACACCGTGATAGGAAACATCCCGCTCGTTCTAAGGGAGAGCCTGCTGATGGACATCATTGAAGCCGGGGAGAGAACGGTCAAAGCGGCTGAAGAGCTGATGGGTGGTCTCTGGGGGCCCTTCTGCCTCGAAGGAGTTTACACCGAGGATTTGGAGTTTGTCGTCTTCGAGATTTCGGCGAGAATAGTTGCCGGGACGAATCCTTTTATCCACGGTTCCCCGTACAGCTGGCTCCGCTACAACAAACCAGTGAGCACCGGCAGAAGAATCGCGATGGAGCTGAGGAGGGCCCTTGATGAGGACAGGCTCGGTGAGATTTTAACGTGAGGATGCAAAATCGGATTAGGTTTATAAACCAGATTTCAAAGCCCGTGTAAAAGGTGGTGCCCATGTGGGAGAACTTCATAATGGAGAAGGTCGAGGAGATTAGGAA is part of the Thermococcus sp. genome and harbors:
- a CDS encoding formate--phosphoribosylaminoimidazolecarboxamide ligase, with amino-acid sequence MRVATYASHSALQILKGAKDEGFETIAFGKAKVKPLYTRYFPVADHFIEGTYPEKELLELKAIVIPTGSFVAHLGIELIEKMRVPYYGNKEVLRWESDRSLEREWLERAKLRLPRVYNDPDEIDGPVIVKSFGAKGGRGYFLAKSPADFWEKAENLGVHDKEDLKNIQIQEYVPGVPVYPHYFYSKLNGELELMSVDRRYESNVDAIGRIPAKEQLDLELNTNYTVIGNIPLVLRESLLMDIIEAGERTVKAAEELMGGLWGPFCLEGVYTEDLEFVVFEISARIVAGTNPFIHGSPYSWLRYNKPVSTGRRIAMELRRALDEDRLGEILT